One stretch of Aeromicrobium fastidiosum DNA includes these proteins:
- a CDS encoding NADP-dependent isocitrate dehydrogenase, translated as MAKIIYTHTDEAPALATYSFLPVIEAYASTAGVEVETRDISLAGRIIALFGDRLTPEQQIGDALAELGELAKQPEANIIKLPNISASVPQLKAAIAELQGQGYDLPDYPDDPQSDADKDVRARYDKVKGSAVNPVLREGNSDRRAPLSVKNYARKHPHSMGAWSGDSKTNVATMGENDFFSNEKSVVIDADTTISIQHVDANGTTTELKAAFPVLAGEIVDGTVLRAAALDAFLTEQVARAKAEGVLFSVHLKATMMKVSDPIIFGHVVKAFFPDVFARYGADLDAAGLSASNGLGGILAGLDKLPNGAEIKAAFEQGIADGPALAMVDSDKGITNLHVPSDVIVDASMPAMIRTSGHMWGPDGNEADTLAVIPDSSYAGVYQTVIDDCRANGAYDPTTMGSVPNVGLMAQAAEEYGSHDKTFEIAAAGTVQVVDAAGTVLIEHAVEAGDIWRACQTKDVPVRDWVKLAVTRARASETPAIFWLDANRAHDANLIAKVDAYLPDHDTSGLTIEIMPPADATQYSIDRIRKGEDTISVTGNVLRDYNTDLFPILELGTSAKMLSIVPLINGGGLFETGAGGSAPKHVQQLVKEDYLRWDSLGEFLALASSFEHMATTTGNARAQILADTLDRATGTFLDENKSPGRKLGTIDNRGSHFYLSLYWAQELAKQTEDAALAAAFADVAGELASNEQTIVDELLAVQGNPADIGGYFHPDSAKVNAVMRPSGTFTRVLADLQSRVV; from the coding sequence ATGGCCAAGATCATCTACACCCACACCGACGAGGCGCCCGCGCTGGCGACCTACTCCTTCCTGCCCGTCATCGAGGCGTACGCGTCGACGGCCGGTGTCGAGGTCGAGACGCGCGACATCTCCCTGGCCGGGCGCATCATCGCCCTGTTCGGCGACCGCCTGACCCCCGAGCAGCAGATCGGCGACGCGCTGGCCGAGCTCGGCGAGCTGGCCAAGCAGCCCGAGGCCAACATCATCAAGCTGCCCAACATCAGCGCCTCGGTGCCGCAGCTCAAGGCCGCGATCGCGGAGCTTCAGGGCCAGGGCTACGACCTGCCCGACTACCCGGACGACCCGCAGAGCGACGCCGACAAGGACGTCCGCGCACGCTACGACAAGGTCAAGGGCAGCGCGGTCAACCCCGTCCTGCGCGAGGGCAACTCCGACCGTCGTGCGCCGCTCTCGGTCAAGAACTACGCCCGCAAGCACCCGCACTCGATGGGTGCGTGGAGCGGCGACTCGAAGACCAACGTCGCCACGATGGGCGAGAACGACTTCTTCTCCAACGAGAAGTCCGTCGTCATCGACGCCGACACGACGATCTCGATCCAGCACGTCGACGCGAACGGCACCACGACCGAGCTCAAGGCGGCCTTCCCGGTGCTCGCCGGCGAGATCGTCGACGGCACCGTGCTGCGCGCCGCGGCGCTCGACGCCTTCTTGACCGAGCAGGTCGCCCGGGCCAAGGCCGAGGGCGTGCTGTTCTCGGTGCACCTCAAGGCCACCATGATGAAGGTGTCCGACCCGATCATCTTCGGCCACGTCGTCAAGGCGTTCTTCCCGGACGTCTTCGCGCGCTACGGTGCCGACCTCGACGCCGCCGGGCTCAGCGCCAGCAACGGCCTCGGCGGCATCCTCGCCGGTCTCGACAAGCTGCCGAACGGGGCCGAGATCAAGGCCGCGTTCGAGCAGGGCATCGCCGACGGCCCGGCCCTCGCGATGGTCGACTCCGACAAGGGCATCACCAACCTGCACGTGCCGAGCGACGTCATCGTCGACGCCTCGATGCCGGCCATGATCCGCACGTCGGGCCACATGTGGGGCCCCGACGGCAACGAGGCCGACACGCTGGCCGTCATCCCCGACAGCTCGTACGCGGGCGTCTACCAGACCGTCATCGACGACTGCCGCGCCAACGGCGCCTACGACCCCACCACGATGGGCTCGGTGCCCAACGTCGGCCTCATGGCCCAGGCGGCCGAGGAGTACGGCAGCCACGACAAGACGTTCGAGATCGCGGCCGCCGGCACCGTCCAGGTCGTCGACGCCGCCGGAACCGTGCTGATCGAGCACGCCGTCGAGGCCGGGGACATCTGGCGCGCCTGCCAGACCAAGGACGTCCCGGTGCGCGACTGGGTCAAGCTGGCCGTCACGCGGGCCCGTGCCTCCGAGACGCCGGCGATCTTCTGGCTCGACGCGAACCGCGCCCACGACGCCAACCTGATCGCCAAGGTCGACGCCTACCTCCCCGACCATGACACGTCGGGTCTGACGATCGAGATCATGCCGCCGGCCGACGCCACGCAGTACTCGATCGACCGCATCCGCAAGGGCGAGGACACGATCTCGGTCACCGGCAACGTGCTGCGCGACTACAACACCGACCTGTTCCCGATCCTCGAGCTCGGCACCAGCGCCAAGATGCTGTCGATCGTCCCGCTGATCAACGGCGGCGGACTGTTCGAGACCGGCGCTGGCGGTTCGGCTCCCAAGCACGTGCAGCAGCTCGTCAAGGAGGACTACCTCCGCTGGGACAGCCTGGGCGAGTTCCTGGCCCTCGCGTCGAGCTTCGAGCACATGGCGACCACGACGGGCAACGCCCGCGCGCAGATCCTCGCCGACACGCTCGACCGCGCCACCGGCACGTTCCTCGACGAGAACAAGTCGCCGGGTCGCAAGCTCGGCACGATCGACAACCGCGGCAGCCACTTCTACCTGTCGCTGTACTGGGCGCAGGAGCTGGCGAAGCAGACCGAGGACGCCGCTCTGGCGGCCGCGTTCGCCGACGTCGCCGGCGAGCTGGCCTCGAACGAGCAGACGATCGTCGACGAGCTGC